The sequence CGAGTGCCTGCGCAAGGAAGGAGATTTTGCCCTCAGCAAACAGAGGGTCCCCGGCTTCTCCCAGCGGCAGGAGACGGCAGCTTCCCTCCCAACACGGCGCGCAGCAGCAAGCCTCGATCCAGAGCACTCCGACCAGCACGGCGAGTTGGCAGTTCCATCGCATAAGGGGAGAGTTGACATATGCCGCCGCCGGATATTGACCAAGCATCTGCCGATTTGCGCTGCAAAATTAGAACAAAAAAAAATCAATAGATCCTTCCGCGGCCGACGTAATATAGGACAATAGATCCCGTGGTCTGAGCCGGCCagggcaaggcaagtggactcgaCAGGCAGGAGAAGCGTGAGAAGGAAGCGGGGGTGCTGACCTGTAGAGTAGAGATGCTCCTCGTCAACTGGTGTCAAGGCCACGGAGCCGGCGGTCGGCCGCGGCCCGTGTCGGAGAGGGATGAGGTGGTTGGATGGAGCGGCTCGCGGACGGGAGTGGCCGACGACGAGACGAGTCTGTGAGGGCTGGGCGGCGAATGGACCAGctggccgagcccgagtcagcaATTGTTGGGCTGGGCCTGGGCCTGTTGGGCCCAAATGGACAGCATTTTATCCTCTAGCCCACTCCCagggggtgaggaggaagagggCTTTACACTGAACCCCAGCGACCCAGGCGTCAGCGGCGTGATGCAGTTCCTCCGAGGCAGcggcggcgggggcgggggcggtggGTTCCCGGGGGTGGCGTGGGAGGTGTTGCGGCGGCACTTCTCTAAGAAGCGGTCCGTGGACGTGAGGCGGATCAACCCCAAGGTGCCCAAGGAGGAGGCCGTCGCCATTTCCGGCCGACTCCTCCAGATCCTCTCCGACCATGGGCCCCTCACCGTCGGCAACACCTGGAACCACGCCAAGGTACAACGATAAACACGCTACTGCCCCTACAAACCTGTATAAAATATCCAAATCACTCTGCTACAACATCAGAAAAGCAGCCTAATGCCTTTTTGCGTACCAGTAGTGGTAGTAAGATAAACTAGGCACTGTCTTATGGAATACCACGAAAGATGGATTCAATCGTAGCCCCATCCCAACAGCTATTTGTTGTGGTATCTGGTACCTTTGCAATTGCAACGTTTCCCTTCTGTTCCAAATTTTCAATCCACGGTACCTTTGCTCAATATGCTTGGACCCCCACAAGGGTGTCTATTTTTTTTTAAACTCTGTGAACTTGAGATTAAATTGGATCATCTCGTCTCTGTAATCATACGCACATTCTGCTATACGATCACGTTGCTAAGGAACCGAAATCGGGATTACTTTCTTCACAGTGTATGAATTTAGGTACCTAATCAGTCAATCAGACAGGCAGAGTGGCAAATAACTCTTCCATGAGATTTGACAGGCTTGGGTTGCAGTCTGTAGCATGTATACATGATCGTTTTACCTCCAGTTATATATAAGCGCCTGCAGATGGTTCTGAAACTGTCATTGTTACCCACTAAGGCCTGATTCAGGTTAGCTTTAGCTACAGAAGAATGTATAGTATCTGAACCCGAAAATGAAATTTACCCTGCTTGCTGCCTTGTCCAGAGCTGTACACTGACCCTGGCGTATTTGTACCACAGGATGCTGGCATCGCTGGTCTGAACAGCAAGACGCACATGAAGATCCTGCTGAAATGGATGACGGGGAGAAATGTCGTGAAGCTGACCTGCGTGCACGTGGGCAACGCGAAGAAGTTCCTCTACTCCCCGTCCACTGAAAGCAGCAGCAGCGCCGGCGCATCACCGTCATCCACATCGGCCTCGCAGTGACGGTCAGTCGCCGTTAAGCCTTGGTGTGGTTCTTGATGTTGCTTTGTGGATCGATGGAGGTTGCCTCTGGTCATGGTGATCCCATGTTTAACCTTGATGACGAACATTGGAAAAAGCATTTTGTTTTATGGACTGGAATAGTCTGCAAACATCACGATAGCAATATTGTTCTGCTGCTCATCAGCTGAGGATGCTGCCCTGTCCTGAACTCCTGATTTTGCTTTTGATCTACTATGTGATGATTTGCTCTTCCTTTTGTTTGGATTTGATTCTCACTTTTTTCCCCTCTGGAATGTGGGAACGCTGCATCGCATTAAGCAATGGAGTGAGTTGTGGTCGTGCCTTGCTACTGCTTAATTCATCTATCAGAGAAATGTCTCTGTCTGTCAGATGCACTTGACAGAAATCTTCAAGCTGGAAATTCATACGGCACCTGCAGCCGCCGTAATTAGATATGTCGGTTCTGTTTGTAAAATTTACTTGTGAACTTTGAAAGATGAAACGGGAAATTCTGATCTTTTTCCGTACAAGCAGCCATCAGGCGTGCAACCGTACAAGCAGGAGCTACTGCCATCATCTATGACTGTCATTTGTCTGTAATAAAGATAAAGATAATCTAATTTCTGTTTGGAATTGAAACAGATCATGTCCATCTCAAGACATCTGAATCATATTAACAGAGTTTTTGCATAAAACCACACACCTGGCAACAGCAAATCTACCAGACCAGTACGACTTGAGACACCGGCCACGGCCACTAAAAGAGAGGAGAGGGGCAGCACCAAAAGAGCACCggtgacggcgacggcgacgaaaAAAAGACGTCGGGCGGCGGCGCAGACTCGCACATGGCCGTTGGATTAGATGATTTTGCAAGCTTGGCCGTTGGATTCACCATGGATAGCCGCGGTCATCCTATGTCAACTTCGATCCGACGTGTCGTCCTTCTATTGGTGGCACATACGTCATAGCGACCGGCGTGCACATCTGCCAGGCCCACAGGTTCCTCCCATGGGCGCCCACAGGTCAGTGACACGCGCGGTCATTGCGAAAGGCACGTCGCCTTCTACCCTTCTCCGTCCTCCCCGAACACTCCACCCAACCCAACCGGGGCATTCAACCACCCCGTGTGCTCCAACCGCTCCTCGATTTGATCACCGATTGCGGGAGGCCGACTAGGGTTTACCGGTgagcgcgcgcgcgagagagagagagagagagtgagggcGGAGGAAAGGGGAGATGGCGCAGGCGGTGGAGGAATGGTACCGGCAGATGCCCATCATCACGCGCTCCTACCTCACCGCCGCCGTCGTCACCACCGTCGGCTGCACCCTCGAGGTACCGGCTTCCCCCTCCTTCCCATGATCAGGAGATTCTTCTCTCGCCCATGTCGCCAGGATCTCTAATCTCATCCTTTTTTTTGTGCGCCCGTTGGCTGGCCCCGGCTGTGCAGATCATTTCGCCGTATCACCTGTACCTGAACCCGAAGCTCGTGGTGCAGCACTACGAGATCTGGCGCCTCGTCACCAACTTTCTCTACTTCCGCAAGATGGGTATGCGATCCGTGCCCTCTATCCGTTCGACCCGTTGTGGCGAGCCAACTTTATGTTGTTTGGTGTCGTGTGGTGTGGATAGAGGCTCTTGTTGTAGAGGATGCTTGTTTTCAACTGTGAGCGGCGGTTTTAGATCTGCAGTGTAAATGCCACTCCGTTCGCCACCGTGTATATTATAGCTTACGCAAATTTAATGTATTCTGTGCTTGGCTGTGAAAACCAGTAGTAACCGATAGTCGTTTAGCTAGCCACATAGTAGTGGCTTCTGGCTTTCCCAGCACAACTGTGTGGGTTGGCGATGTACGTGAGCCGGTATGTTCAATATGACCTAGTAGATCCTTTGTTTGTTGTTCTTTCTTTGAGACGCGGTAGACTCTTTTTTTAGTACATTGGTTTCGAGGGCATTGTTCGTTGAGTGATGCAAATACGTGGGCATGTTGATATGTTAGAATGGAAGCTCTGTGCACATCTGGTGTCCAGTGTGGAAGGTCTGCGTGCCTGAGCAGTGTGCCATCTATATATGTTTCTCGGAGCTGCTGTGCATAACATCAATTTTGAATGCAAAACTTCTCGATGTGTTCTACCGGTCTTTTTCTGTAATCCTATGTCAAACTCATAAGTAAAACAATTACTATATCTGTAAACTCAACTTCTAAACTCTACTGCTTTAGAGCAAATCGGAAAAGTATCTTCCCTTGCACCATCCAGCCTTCTTATGTGAGCTTGATTCAGTGTCATCAATCTTAGTTGTGCCACAATCCACATGGGCTGCTTTAGGAAGCATTCCTTATGACAGATATGTGTGTGTACAGTTTACATATTCTTATTTATGATTTAACATTGGTTATCTATCTACTTCAATTGCCACAAGAGGCCATCGAATGAATTCAGAGAGTAGCCAAAGCCACTGGTTTGCATCTGAATACTCGAACATCTAGAACCAGTGACTATGGACACAATGCTAGTTTGTATGCATTTGAGCATgaaaatgcttatatccttgtctTATTGCATGTTTACACATGCATCGCTCCAGACTTATAATTACTATTAGGTTGCATGCTGTTTATTTGCATCTCAAGTGCTTCACCCTTATAATAAAAACTTACTCTCTTTCTTTTTTCCAGATTTGGATTTTCTGTTCCACATGTTTTTTCTCGCACGATACTGCAAGCTTCTGGAGGAGAACTCATTTAGAGGAAGAACTGCCGACTTTTTTTACATGCTCTTGTTTGGTGCTACTGTCCTAACTAGCATTGTTCTGATTGGAGGGATGATACCTTACATTTCCGAGACATTTGCCAGAATTCTGTTCCTGAGCAATTCATTGACGTTTATGATGGTATGGAATTACCAGCGCTTATAATTGTAATAAAATTGTACTCCCTCcattttttatttgtcgcgttttagtttaaaaatgaactagcgggcgacaaatattcgagaacggaaggAGTATAAATTTAATAGTAAGGCATGTTTGAGAAAGTCTTACATTGGTAACTCTGACTTCTGATATGGCATGTTAGGTTTATGTCTGGAGCAAGCACAATCCTTTCATCCATATGAGCTTTCTGGGCCTGTTCACCTTTACGGCTGCATACTTACCATGGGTAAATGTTCTTCTGCCCCGTTTCTTGAATGCCACATCACCCTATGCATTCACATTCTAAGTTATTTTTATAGTGACCATATGTCTATGAAATCAATCATCTTTCTTATGCGGTTATGTGATTATGTCTGAATGTTCCACGACATGTGAAATGTGCAATTCTGTTTGCTGCACATCCTTTTAGATGTATGTAACGGAAATGCAATACTTAATGTATCTGGGAGGTCCGCATGACATAAACCTCACACTTATTGTTTTAGGCTACAATTTTATCTGCTAATCATCAAAATATATGCTGGACTTTTCTGAGAACCTGTGGTGTATAGATGTTTTTTATCAACTTGAATGCTTTCCTTCTTTTGTTATGAaattctaacttgagtacttgacAATATCAGTCACTAATGTTTTGACATAAGAAGGAACAGCCTATTTTTAACGCGTTGAAATTGTACTGGAACTTTGTAGGAAAAGGCGATAATTTCATTTGCTCTGTTATCATTTTGTTCTAGTGGTGCCTGACCTGAATCCTGAGGTGTGAGATAAATGAACACTGTAACCTCTTAATTCATGTGATTGGATCATTGATGGAATAACCGTTCACCAAATACATATAAGAAATGTTTATATTTGCCTAAATGGACAGCAAGTTTCAGGTTGGGAGGAATTGTGAAACAGGGGATCACTATTAATTTTGTTCTTAAAGAAGGCTGTGGTTTTCTTCAATTAgattatttgggagtaaatgctcaaTTCAGTGAAATTGAGCTCCAACCAGGCAGGGCATGGCTATTGTCTTGATTGTTTTATCTTGAATCTCAGGTCCTATTGGGCTTCTCTATCCTGGTGGGAAGCAGCACATGGGTTGATCTCTTGGTATGCTTCTTCTAGTTCAAATGAATTTATAGTAAACCATTACATTAATAAAGTTCTTGGGAAAATCCTTTCCAAAGGAGTTGTTTTTTCTTGGTGCATGCTTATAGGAATAGTGCTTATTTCCCCTATTTTCAGTCATGAATGTAGCTGTTGGCTATTTGATTGCAGATGTGACCTTGGTTTGGAATTTCCTATGTGCAAATGTGCAGTAGATTACCATCCTGTGTCCCAAATTATATGTTGTTTTGATGTCTTACAATTATAGGTCCAGAAAAACTGAATCGTCTTATAATTTTGAACAAGTAGATTATAAAGTTCATTTGATTCACATATATCATATTTGTGATTGAATTGACATATTAGTCCTTGTAGGTTGCCTGTATAGCATTCTGATTGTTGCCTTGATCATTCTGTTCTTGGAGGAAGGAGTGGTATATCTATCTCTAAACTGATGACACATCTCTTTTCAGGGTATGATTGCTGGACATGTGTACTACTTTCTGGAAGATGTATACCCACGGATGACTGGCCGCCGTCCGCTGAAGACACCGTCCTTCATCAAGGCGCTATTTGCTGATGACAATGTTGTGGTGGCACAGCCACCCAATGCTGGGATTGGTGCTGGTGCAAGGTTTGGTGCTATGGGTCTAGATCCCCAGGCTCAATGATATGAATTACTTTCAGTGACCTGAGGCTGTGACTGATCTGAGATGCGGCAGTCTGTTCCTCTGCGCAAGTTGCGGAACTGTACAAGTCATTGTTCTTGTATTTATACAGGCTAGATGAGAATTCTTGTGCATAACAAAAGATTAGTAGTATCCGAGGCGGCCAAAAGTTTCTCACCTGTTAGCAGGGCCCGAAGGAAATGGTTTCTGATGTGCCAACAGGCCAAAACCCCTGTCGCCGAAACTTGTTCTTGCAACGGTTTAACATCTGACCTACTACTCTTTCATGCATCAGTGAGTTTAGTCTAGGAAACTGTTCCAACCGAAGTTGAAGTTTGTTGCTTTGGCAGCGAGAATTTGTATGGAGCGTTATGATCGCAGAATTGTGCAAGGAATGGCTCCTAACATTGTGGATGCTTGGATGGTGGTTCTTTTCCCTCCTGATCATGTTGTGCTCATCGATGTGGTCTCCTGCAAGGCAAGCTGCTATAGAATACTACTGGCGGTTTCATTATAAAACGTTTCAGTTCAATGAAACAGTATCGGATGTATAAATAAAATGTTTCAGTTTGATGAAACATTATAGTATATACTCGGTAAGTCGTTTTAGTTTTTTTTAAGTACGTAGATCTTACTATGCATTAGACATACACTAACTATAAATCTAGAAAAGCAAGCTAAATCTGTCATCCTTCGACTTTTGATTTTTCAAATCTGTAGCTCGTCTACGGGGATATATATAGAAATGAGATGAATTCCCAGATACACCTTCTAGTCAGCGAATTCCTTTTGTTGCGATAAATCGGCGGATTCTAAATTCATATTGATTTAGAAAAATTTCACGTAAACAATTCTTCCCACAGAAGTGGACTGCCTTTACTTTGAATTGAATTTGATTTTTGTttcctttttttgaaaacaagtcTACGTATACCCCAGGACCGCGAATCCTCCAAACGTGTCGAGTAGTCACTTCTATTCTTAAGGTCTAGTTTGGATTTTGGAAGCAATAAAACCGGAATGGATTGAAGGTCTAAAATTCCCtttttatttaattttaaataAGGAATGAGTTTTTACCCTCCAATCCACCCCAGTTTTTGATTCAAAAACTAGCCCTAAAGTCGTTCACCGACCATCGTGCGGCTGAGCTCAAACTCAAAAACGATGCCCTTTCCCTCCCGGCTCCCGCCACCAGcgcctgacgaagctgctgctgaCCACCCAAGTGAACGCCGCCCGCCACCGCAACGAGCTCGGCGCCTCCTCCTGCATGTTTACCGCCCCCGACGTCCCGCCGCTCATCGACCCCTCCTGCGGTCCTGCCCACGTCTTCCCGCTCGCGCTCAAGTCCACCACCGCGCTCCGTGCCCAGCGCCGCCGCCGCTTCCACGCGCTCGCCGCCAAGTGTGGCCTCCTCTCCAGCCCCTTCCTCGTGTCCCTTCTCATCGCGTCCTACGGCACACACGGCGGCGGCAGTGGCGGAGCCTTCTACGAACTCACCCGCCGCATGTTCGACGAATTGCCCGCCCGCAACGCCGTCGTTTGGGCCTTGGGGCGCCATGGTCTCAGGTCCACGCCCGGGCGGGCGACCTCATGGACGTCGCCTCCACCGCCTCCTGCTTCAACACCGTGATCGCTGCGGTTGCTGAGTCCGGGGAACACCCAGCCCAAGCCATCGAGGTAGTGGGCACCACGATGGACGCATTGACGTCGGTCAAGGAGGTGCACGGCTTTGCAGTGCGGCAATGCATGTGCGCGATCGAGATCCCACATTGGTAGCTCCCTCATCGAAGCATATGGGCGTTGCGGTTCTTTTGCTGCCACTCAGAGTCTCAGAGGGTCCTCAACCAGGTTCATGTTCGGGACGTGGTTGTTTGGAGCTCTCTGGTTTCAGTTTACGCTTTCCATGGTCGTGCAATCTCGCTTTTCCAACACATGGAGGACCAGGTTGGTGTTCGGGCTGACAGCATCATATTCCTTAGTTTGTTAGCGGCCTGTGTCCATTGATCCCTTTCTGGTCGTGTAGATGATGCGCTGCAGTATTTCCATGTGTTGAGCAGGAGATATGGAGTGGGAGCTTGTGCAGATCATTATTCGTGCATGGTGTAGACGTCTACAGCTACATCAAGCTTATGAACTTATACGGACAATGCCAGCAGTAAAGGTTACAGCAAAAGCCTGGGAGCTCTTCTTGCTGCATGCAGGAAGCATGGGGATGTGCGGTTGGCAGAGGTTGCCGGGAGAGCATTGCTTGAGATCGAACCAGAGAATGCATGAAATTTTGTTTCGCTTGCAAACATCTACTCGGATCGTGGCATGCATGAGGATGCAGAGcgggtgagaagcaagatggagcAACGTGGCGTGCAGAGACTGCCTGGTAGCGGATGGATGACACATCACAAATGAAGCTGTTAAATGCAATGTCCGATATTTTTTTCTACTCTAATGGTTCGTTGTTCATACCATGCCAGCCAAGCTACGATTTTAGCTGCTTTGCTATAGAAGTATAAAGGTCACTGACTTTTTAGTTTTATGCAGTGGTCTTTTATCAAAAATGAGGCAGTCAATTCAGAAGTGTCATCGTTGGTTCACGGCGAAAAGGAGGGGCAAAGACCTAAATACAAGCATCCACACATGCCAAGAAGAGAAAACTAGAAAAGATCTCGCCCATAGGAAAAACAAAAGTGACCTCAACTTGGACATGGGGGACACCTTATTCAAATCAGTTAACTTTCTACTATCTCACATACATTTCCTATATCATTTTTCAATCTGGTACTGGTATGGCATGAACTATTCTTGAAAAGCAAATGTGAGTATCAGCCAAAAGACTCTGTTCTATGACAGTAATCAATCTATTTCCTTTCTGGCAACATCATTTCCCATCAGCACACATGGTATGTTGGTAAATCATTTCAAAGGACAGTAGTTATAGCACTGTTGGCAGTGCACTTAGCTTTAGTCTGTATATGTGTTGGTTCCACAATCCACATTACAATTATTTGAAAGGCACTGAGATTAACATTTAGGATTGCCCACTGAATTTGTTGGTTCCTTCTGCTGGCTAAAATATATTTTATTAGGTCAGTTTTGATGGGCCGGGGGCCTACCTTTAGCTTTGTAATGGAAATTTCTTCTACCTTTAGCTGTTAGTGTTAGTGCATAGCGCTATGATGCTAACTTCCACACATATTAAGAGTATGGACAATTACAAAAAAAATGTATATTATATGGCTAGTCAAAGTTGGCGCATTAAGGAAGATCCTTAATATCTTTCCTGCTATCCTTAATCCATGTTGTCTAGTATTTAAAATAAATATAAATTATTGAAGAGTACGTTTTGACATAACCCTTACATTAGTGATGTTGGTATGTGTCTGAGGTGTGAAAATAGCAACATGTTTTTTATATGCATATTGTATACTTTCGGAAAAGGATGCATTGTTTCAGTCACCATCCTAGGCCGTGGGATCAATAGTTCAATACCAAGCATTTGAACCCATAAGTAGTTGGACGATGATTCAAGGTCAG is a genomic window of Zea mays cultivar B73 chromosome 5, Zm-B73-REFERENCE-NAM-5.0, whole genome shotgun sequence containing:
- the LOC606471 gene encoding derlin-2.1 isoform X1 is translated as MAQAVEEWYRQMPIITRSYLTAAVVTTVGCTLEIISPYHLYLNPKLVVQHYEIWRLVTNFLYFRKMDLDFLFHMFFLARYCKLLEENSFRGRTADFFYMLLFGATVLTSIVLIGGMIPYISETFARILFLSNSLTFMMVYVWSKHNPFIHMSFLGLFTFTAAYLPWGMIAGHVYYFLEDVYPRMTGRRPLKTPSFIKALFADDNVVVAQPPNAGIGAGARFGAMGLDPQAQ
- the LOC100193664 gene encoding uncharacterized protein LOC100193664; translation: MQFLRGSGGGGGGGGFPGVAWEVLRRHFSKKRSVDVRRINPKVPKEEAVAISGRLLQILSDHGPLTVGNTWNHAKDAGIAGLNSKTHMKILLKWMTGRNVVKLTCVHVGNAKKFLYSPSTESSSSAGASPSSTSASQ
- the LOC606471 gene encoding derlin-2.1, which gives rise to MAQAVEEWYRQMPIITRSYLTAAVVTTVGCTLEIISPYHLYLNPKLVVQHYEIWRLVTNFLYFRKMDLDFLFHMFFLARYCKLLEENSFRGRTADFFYMLLFGATVLTSIVLIGGMIPYISETFARILFLSNSLTFMMVYVWSKHNPFIHMSFLGLFTFTAAYLPWVLLGFSILVGSSTWVDLLGMIAGHVYYFLEDVYPRMTGRRPLKTPSFIKALFADDNVVVAQPPNAGIGAGARFGAMGLDPQAQ